TGCGGATGACCGCGCGCGACGAGATCGTGGCGCCGGTGATCATCACGACGTCGTTCGGCGTGGTCTTGCCGCGGTCCTTCTTCACGCCGGCGACCGGCGCGACGACGTTCGCGAACCCGTTCACGAACGCGCTGTCCTTGTCGATCTTGTCGCCGAGCCCCGGCGTCTCCTTGCTGGAGATGACGCGCATCGCGATGAGCGTGTGCGCCGCGGCGTCGTAGCCGAACATCACGGTCACGGGATCCTGGAAGCCGTTCCCCGTGGCGCTCACCGCGAAGCCGATGCGCTTCCCCGTCGCGTCGTGGCCGAGGTAGATCTTCTCGAGCCCCTTCGCGCTCGTCCCCGCCGGCAGCGTCTTCACGAGCGCGCCCTTGGCGAGATAGAGCGTGTCGAACGACCGCGGCGCCTCGAGGACTTCCTGGATCGCGGCGCGCATCACCTCGCTCTTGTGGTGCTCGATGCGCGGCAGCGTGAGTCGGTACGCCGTCACGATCAGCAGCCCGGCGAGCGCGCCGGCCGTCGTCATCAGCGACAGCAGCCGCCACGACGGGACGTCGCGGCCGAGCACCGGCGGCGCGGACGTCATCCCCATGCTCATGCGGGCACCTCCTTCGCGGCGCGCACGCGCGTGCCGAACGGCCGCGGCTGCGTCACGCGGTTGATGAACGGCACGAGCGCGTTCATGAGCAGGATCGCGTACATCACGCCCTCGGGCAGCCCGCCCCACGTGCGGATGACGACGACCAGCACGCCCACGCCGGCGCCGAACAGCCACCGTCCGCGGTCGGTCACCGGGGCGGTCACCATGTCGGTCGCCATGAACACCGCGCCCAACACGAGCCCACCGGAGAAGAGCATGAACGGCGCGGACGCGTAGCGCGCCGGGGCGACGGCGTGCAGCGCCGCGGCGAGCAGCGCCACCGTCGCGAGGATGCTCGCCGGGATGCGCCAGTTCAGATACCCGCGCAGCGCGAGATAGCCGCCGCAGAGCAGGATGACGAGTGCCGCCGTCTCGCCGAGCGAGCCGCCCGTCGTGCCGAGCACGAGGTCGAGCAGCGGGGTGCCCCGGTGCTCGAACTTCAGGAGGCCTAACGGCGTGGCGGCGGTGATCGCGTCCACGGCGCCGCCCTTCAGCAGCGGCAGCGCGAAGTTGTCGCCCCGCAGCGCCCACCACGACCCGCCGACCTTCGGCCACGTCGTGATCGCGACCGGGAACGCCGCCTGGAGGAACGCGCGGCCGAGCAGCGCGGGGTTGAAGATGTTGTACCCGAGCCCCCCGAACAGCAGCTTGCCGAAGCCGATCGCGAATGCGCCGCCTAACGCGGCCATCCACAGCGGCATGCCGGCGGGCAGCGTGAGGCCGAGCAGGATGCCGGTGATCGCGGCCGAGCCGTCGCGCAGCGTGCCTCCCGTGCCGAACGCCCGCTCGGTGCCGACGGCGCCGACCACCGCCGCGGCGACGACGAGCAGCGCGCTCGGCCCGAAGAGCCACGCCGCCGCGAGCACGATCGGCGCGAGCGCCCCGACGACGTTCCACATGATGGTCGCCGTG
The window above is part of the Gemmatirosa kalamazoonensis genome. Proteins encoded here:
- a CDS encoding FMN-binding protein, with translation MSMGMTSAPPVLGRDVPSWRLLSLMTTAGALAGLLIVTAYRLTLPRIEHHKSEVMRAAIQEVLEAPRSFDTLYLAKGALVKTLPAGTSAKGLEKIYLGHDATGKRIGFAVSATGNGFQDPVTVMFGYDAAAHTLIAMRVISSKETPGLGDKIDKDSAFVNGFANVVAPVAGVKKDRGKTTPNDVVMITGATISSRAVIRIIDDAIARWQPLMDAYREEARP
- a CDS encoding RnfABCDGE type electron transport complex subunit D yields the protein MTRDPTLVIAASPHIKGRDGTATIMWNVVGALAPIVLAAAWLFGPSALLVVAAAVVGAVGTERAFGTGGTLRDGSAAITGILLGLTLPAGMPLWMAALGGAFAIGFGKLLFGGLGYNIFNPALLGRAFLQAAFPVAITTWPKVGGSWWALRGDNFALPLLKGGAVDAITAATPLGLLKFEHRGTPLLDLVLGTTGGSLGETAALVILLCGGYLALRGYLNWRIPASILATVALLAAALHAVAPARYASAPFMLFSGGLVLGAVFMATDMVTAPVTDRGRWLFGAGVGVLVVVIRTWGGLPEGVMYAILLMNALVPFINRVTQPRPFGTRVRAAKEVPA